The stretch of DNA GGTTCGCCAGTGAGCTATAGCCAAACAATGAGGCTGCGAAGGCGGCTTCCTAACGGCTCCGTTCCTCCGTTAAAGGCGTCGGCTGCTTCATAACGGCCAGATGGTGATACAAGACACGTAACTAAACCACTTTATTTCTCACCTAACGCGAATTTTTCGAACGTTTGAACGCAACAGACACAATAGAGCGCAGTGTCTACTTTTGTGGGATTCCAAGTTTTACTTTTATTCATGACTTTTGAGGTTTTTGCCTCGGCTGCCGCCGCCTCATACGTAAAATGCGTATGCGCACAGTGTTTAGTTTGGACCAGCGCGACCAAGCCGGTCCTCACTGCGGACACACTAGCCATCTGTTGCCTGTGTGATGACGCCATCTTTCTGGTGACCCACCCAGTGGCTTGCTGgtttaaaaacaatgtttgccTGAGCGCTGGTAGGTCCTTCACACGCAAGACACGCAAGTTCTCCTGTGCGTTGGCCAGGTTTTCTCCCAGACCGCACGAATCGTCGTTCCGGTGTCAAATCGGCCATGAAAACGTAAAATGCGACTTGATGATACTGACACAAACCTGTCTTGGTTGGAATAATAGtataaatgtgcaaaaatgtcagcaaattgtcattttgtttgtttctgtccagCAAATAgatattttatctttttataaTAACATATCATCCAATGTGAATATCTCAGACTGCATCGAATGCAGCACAGTGTCAAGGTAAGTGTCCACACAGTGGAAGAGTCCACACATAGTTATATGCAATTTAATGGATTTAAATGTGCCTAATGGCAGCATTGGTGTCTATAGATTGGGGTagaaatcaaaataaataattgcatttttgctgcacagctcagtctctggaataacatttttgctATGTCTTAATACCATATCTCCCCTGAACAGCACATAATGAATCTATTTGGTTTACACATTGACATTTGAAGTTGTTTACTAAAATTTCTAATAAAATGCCGGAAGACCGCTGTGGCTGAGGCTGTTATATAAAATAGCCAGCTGATAAGTGTTGCTAAATCTCTGATTGTTTCTTATTGAAATAAATCTCCGATATTTGTCATTTTGACATACAAATGCTTGGTTAATTATACAATGGGCATGTTAATTACAGTCTCCGCCCATGTTTTGTAATTTCCAGAACATTTGCACGTCTTGTAGCTTCTTTGTATTTAGATGTAGATGAGGAGTCAACAGCTAAGTTGGATGcacatttattgtttgttcTTCTACATGTGCTGCACATAGCAATTAAGTATAATTGATTCATGTTCTGTTCCATGTAATGGGTTCATTCAAAATTTCACCACCCATGCAAATGATTGTTGGGAGTTCAAGGAGATGCGTATGCCAGGGTTCTGTACTGAAATCACCCAGCAGGCAGTTAACCATTCAGCTGTGGCTAGTTTCCACCTAGAGAGGGTATTTCCTGCTATGAACACACTTAGATCTCTAGAAGCAACTGTTGCCTGCGTGGGGTTTTCTAAAGGACAGGCTGTTGAATCATCAGGCAAGCAGGaaccattttatttttagtttaaagCTGTGTCATACTAGTGTTCATTTAGGGTTTGACTGACAGTTTTACATGTTTTGAATATGACAGTGATGTTTTAGTATTAAGGCATACCAAAGATGGTGTTCAATAACTAGCTAGAGAGAGTTTGAAGAGCTGCTTTGTCAAAATAAGAGCATCTGTTTTTAGGTGGGGGCAGTCAGTGGCTTAGGGAAGtttgaatgaaacatttttgtCTGGTAAAATGCACTGCTTCTATTTTAAGTGATTGTGTTTGTCACAGAAGTGGTCATGTTGTTATACCTTTGTCTCTGCTAATTTTAACCTAGCAGTTCAATACATGCACTCCGTTTGTTGGTTTTGAATTAAAACTTTGATCACTTCATTTTTACATACAAACTTAAATAAAGTGCTTGACAAAGCAGTTTCATTTAAGAATGACCAGGAATCTGAAGTGGCTTTGTGACAAACTCACGAACATGACCCTTGCCTGAGAACAGTGAATGGTTTTGCTGTTGAtctttgtctgtgattattAATTTGaagtaaaaagacaaacattgtCATCCTGAGCTGTGAAATAATGTGCCACCCCTATCAGAATATGTTTATCCCACCTTTATTTGCTCAGGCCCTTAGTCTAGATCGTCAACTTGCTGACCATTATTTCACCAagattacatttacattacacttggtgctttgttttctctctattgtgtcctctcctgcttcttgaAACACAACATTCTTTACTGCTGACGGCGATCTTCCTGTTGTTGCTTTTCTCCTGTGCAcctcttgtgttttgttttaatcatgCCCTTAGGAAgtgttttactgcatttatCCTTTTAACACAAAAGATTGTCTGCTACAGATATTGAGATTGTATCGGAGCTAATCTGGAGACATTCTAGCTGTAAAGTAGATCTTGATGTAGTCGTGTAGGCAGCAGTTGTTGAAGCAAGCGTGCATTATTGCCATTTTACCCACCAGTCAAACAGTGCAAACATGAACATACACCCACCTCTAGGCTAAAGCTGTCCccattttttgtcttttcctttttcctaaAGTCATAGGGGGAATGGTCTAATCTTTTTTGACACTGCTGTCCTACTTTGAGCGTTCATTTACCATTTATAGGATGGTTGCAGCGCCTCACAGCAGTGAAAAATGAATGGGACATGTGTAAATTGAATGTAAATTTTGTGAGGGGCAGTAATACCTTCACTCAGATTAGGTTCCTTGAATTGTCAGTTAAATGTGAATGTAATTGCTGTGAGTTTGTGCCACATCAGGTGCCATGGTTGATTATCAGCAGAAATATGTCTAAAATGTACTGTGGTTTATAAAAATACTGAAATGGCCTGAGTAAGCAGCAGAGAGCATAAAGTCACAGTAGCATATTAAACCGCTGCATGGGCAAGAAATGAATGGAGGAAAAGGTTAAAGATGTCTTTTTATGCATTGTTTTGGCTATATAGCAATTTTCAACATTACATTGTAAAAATGCAGATCTTTGGTCCAAGGGGATTGATGTGACACAGACAAGTCTAACGTCTCCCCATGTTACATCTCAAAACTCTATTCCAGTTGATGGATTCACAAGAACAGTGGCAGGGGTGTTTTCTCACCAACATGCCTTCATTAGATTCGCTGTGATGGAGAGTGCATGGTCTAGAAATGTGGCTGTCATTGTGACATGGCACAATGCGACACCTTCTCCGATCAGTGAGAAAATAACCTACTGGAGATATGATTTATTACCCTGTGAATGTGACGCCCCTTTGTCCTTCTGCAGCAGTGCCACAGTGATAAACGAGTAAATGAAAATGTCCACACTTAAATATATGTTGCTGTGCAGTTCCTGACAAGCATGAGAGGAAATCATTCTAGTCCTTCTTTGTGCATTGATTACACTGTTGTACAATGTAGAACTACTTATAATTCGAGCACTCGCACCTAGTTCCTGTGTTTGAGTCACTGGTGAATGTCATTTCCCAATATGGAGTGATCCTAGCTGCTTCCAGGCAGTCACGCAGGACTACATGTCACTCATTTTCTCCAGCTTCCCTTGACTTAGCTTGGAAAGCATATTCTCCCAAACCAGGCTTTTTACTGGGAGTAAATGCCCATTTCAATTttggcagcttgtttgtttgctctgcaCCATGCATCATGGTGTCTTAATGCTGAGATGTCCTGCCTTGaacatgttgatgtgtgtgtgcattgtgaGACCAAAGCAACTACCCACATCAGAGGCTTGTGGACAGATATTTTAGTTTGGTTTCTTTTAGTTTCTAACAGGGCCTCTCCAATTTCCTCAAAAGCCAAACTGTTTCTGagagttgttttgtttaaacaaatattttttcttgacACAGAATGATCAGCCAAGTTAACCTAATGTTGGATGCTGCTGTCCTCCAGGATAGAAGGTTTACTGTTTTAGGTTAGGCTTTTTGGTTGTTGTTAGgccattttaattaaataaaggtTAGTGTGCATCCTTTTAATAGTTCAAGAAAAGGTCTGACTAAATACAGGGACCATTGCATATCAGTTGTGGAAATATCTTGCTGCCTGAGCGAGACTCTGAACCTCAGTCCACGAACCTGCTATGTGGTTAAAGGTGTCAGCTGGAGTGTTGAATGATGCACCTGCACTATGCGTCACTGTGCAGATCACACTCTTCCTTTCGTGCAGTGGACTATCGCGACAAACCCTTCGTTTCATGTATGTATTAGGTTTTCGGTCATGCATGTCTCCTGTCACAAGTGTGGATTTACTTTGCATAATTACATGCTCTGATAAAGTAGTTGCATCTTTTTTTTATACTTCCTGtcactgtttaacattttacttCTTCATATTTTTACCAGGGATGGCAGCCATCCGTAAGAAACTGGTGATAGTTGGCGATGGAGCTTGTGGGAAGACCTGCCTCCTGATTGTCTTCAGCAAGGACCAGTTCCCTGAGGTCTATGTCCCCACTGTGTTTGAGAACTATGTTGCTGACATAGAGGTGGACAGCAAACAGGTGAGACAATTACAGCAATTCTGTGCCATTACTGCCCTTTCTCATGTCATAGTGGTGCAACACTGTAAATGAGCTGGGACGATTTTGTGTGGGGACCAAATGCCATTTGGTAGCTcttaaataatgtaaataaatgctcACACTTTCCAGAAATTGACACCCTTTTTAAGTtctcttcctgcctctcagcGACGTCTTCTGTGCTGGTATAGGAGCTAATTTTGTTCCCTGGGTGCTTAATCATGCTCATTGCTTTAATTCTACCTTCAGGGCCAAGTGAGCAAGTGTTGATAAAACTGTAATGTTCTGTTTTCACATCTTTCTCGCATTGAAGCAGTCACACAGTATAGTGTGTCCCTGCAGGTAGCTTTGGTTGAGCTTAGTCATAAGCTCTCAAAGTAATTATCAACACGTCTTTTAGATCTTACACTAGACTAGTGTGTTctaaaatatgaaatgtgttaAACTCAGACACCACTTGAGTGCTTAAACACAGTTCAAGAAGTCCAGTTATCACTAgtggactctgtgtgtgttcagcatgtGAGAAATGAGGACATATTCTCTCCTGGAGTTAAACTCCTAGTGCTTTCTAGGTTCCTAATgtgctgtgtatgtgtgcgatGCTCTAGATAACGGTGACACTCACTCAACTCATCAGTCACAAACCCACATGTCCTGACCTCCTCCTGTATTAATAGGATACTGGGACATGGAGTCTTTATTGGCTCCGTTGATTTGTAAAACCTCAGTGCTGCGTAGGCCGACTCAGGTTttgtcctgtcacttttccaAATGTCTTGATGTGGTTTCTTTTTCCCATTTAGGTGTGCAGTTTGCTCTGTGCCATTTATATGTGCATACTGCACTTTGTGTAAATATGTTTGTACAAACAGAAATTCTGCAAATTATCTTGTAGAAATGTGTAGGAGAAAATTAAATCACCAAATTGTGAACCAAATACACATGTATCTGTTAAATTGATGTCAGAATTAGCAATTTCTGCTATTTTAATTCACTAACTACTTGTGGAATAAGAGTAAATCTGTCATTTCATAGTTCCTTCCTGTTGAACTTGGCTGAGATCTTAAGTGTGAACATTATGTTGATCAGGATCACAGTGGTTTAACTTGTCTGTCTTCCTTCCTTGCCCTcattgtgtctgtctttgtcaggTGGAGCTGGCTCTCTGGGACACAGCGGGTCAGGAGGACTACGACAGGCTGAGACCCCTCTCCTATCCAGACACTGACGTCATCCTCATGTGCTTCTCCATAGACAGCCCTGACAGCTTGGGTGAGCACAATCAGGCACACCTACATTAATGTCTACAGACACACTCCCTTGCTTTCGTTTTATAAGGAGACATTTTGGATGCTATTCATGTTGTTGTGGCCACTGGTAAATATAATGCTTGCATGTGCCCAAACGTACTGGCACACACGTATGAGAAACGCTGGCTTTTCTCAGGATGATTATAAAAAGCTTTGCCTCCATGATACTGAAATGTTCTTGCATATAGGGCAATATGCAGACAAGGTTCCCCATAATTAAATGGAATGAAACAAGAGGAAGTATATTTCAATTATATTAAAACAAAGGCTTATTGTGCAAAGTGTTGTCAGTTACAGTAGTTTTGTGCTTCAGGCTCTACATTTCTGTTTAAGCAGCAGTTTTCCTCATcaaaagagattttttttttatcacttgATGCTCCATGGTGATAGGGAGGCTCGTCTTCAGAAACAGAATTTATCTCTGCACTGAgtcacatttttaattaaattgagttaaacaaatcaaaaactttCCATCTTTGGAGTTAACTAGTTTAGAAAGGTGCAACTCTGCATTCCACATTTCCAGAACCAGTTACAATTTCTCAATTTgttatgtgttgttgtgttatttagCATTAGGTACTAACATTTCTTTAATCAAGAGAGATGGGCagataaagttttttttataggTGTCTAATTATTGATGCCTTTTGTTTACAGAAAACATTCCAGAGAAGTGGACCCCAGAGGTGAAACATTTTTGTCCCAACGTTCCCATCATCCTGGTAGGAAACAAGAAAGACCTTCGTAATGACGAGCACACGCGCCGTGAGCTGGCCAAGATGAAGCAGGTGCCTGAATTACTTTGCTTCAATCGTGTTCCATTTAAACACCTTAAATCTAGTATgagctgtgtttattttaatgactGGCTTTATCAGTTTTAACAATGGTGTGATGTGTTCCTAAACTATCTGTTTGGACTTTGTCTTCATCAGGAGCCAGTGAAATCAGAGGAGGGTCGGGACATGGCCGGTCGCATTGCAGCATTTGGATACATGGAGTGCTCTGCTAAAACAAAGGATGGCGTGCGGGAGGTGTTTGAGATGGCCACCAGGGCGGCACTGCAGGCTCGCCGTGGAAAGAAGAGCAATAAATGTGTACTGTTGTAAAAAGCCAACATATTCGGACTGTTTTCGCCTGGGGCTACTGTACCTGGGGCTAGGGCTCGGGAGGGAATGAGGGAATACTagatgggagagggagggagggcaaAAGAGTGCAGTAAATGACTACTGCTGTAAAATGGCTGTTTGTTGGACTGAATTTACCCTTGGACTGGTTTTGGGAACCTTTGATGGAGATGGGTGGGTAGATGGCTGGATGGGGGTAGGCGGAGCACAGTAAATGACTACAGCAAACAGGTTCTCAACCTGTGGGCTTTAACCATCAAGGTGGGAAACTTACATCAGCCACTAGCCAAATGCTGGGACAGATCTATCTTGTCAACATGCCACTTAGACTGATGAAGAGAAAGAATAATAGGTGACTGGTAAAACCGATTTAAGGTGCTGGAGAATCATGGGAGGTTCCAGCGATTGTTCAGTGGGGACAACAAAACTTTAGTGTTTAAAGTTAGTGTCCTGTCTGGATGACCTATGGATGGCACAGTATATTAGTACAGTTCTAAACTGTAAAGGGCAACTAGTGGATGTATCGCCAGGTGTTAATACCTGTGTGTGGGTACCTGTGCACAGCTGGACAGATGAAGGAACCAGAGCAAATCTGCTTGTAAAATGCTAAAGTCATCTGGGAAGGTTGTTTAAACATGGCCCCAGCAACAGACAAATCACCAGTAATTAATGCCCCGTGCTGTCCGACGCTCTGACAGTTCTGGTCTGTGTGTTACATTGTCAGTGAGGCATGGAGCCACATGCTCACATGTGCAGCTCGTGCCGTTATTAGTCTCTGTTACTGCTAATCCCATGCTTACAGTGACAAACACATTGAACTGTACTCTCACTGAGACAATCTGTTGGTGTCACATAATGGTGAATACTATTGTTTGCAGATAAAACACAGATAAATCTAAAAGTTTGCTGTGCAGGAGCACCTGtattccagctgctgctttgagtgTCCCACATCTTACCATAGCAGTGTTTTAGTAGACAGGACAAAGTTAATTTACCTCCAGTGTGATGCCCTCAGACACTAACCTGTCCACATGCTGGGGAATATAAACTGCATTTAATTTTTCTTCACTATAAAGGATCTGATCAAACTGCTAAGTTGACAGTTGCAGGTGATTTGTGGTTCCAGAGAATGACAAAGGTCGTGGCTTCCTGCCCTGATTAGTACAACCTGAGCGCACGGCATGTGGCTCAGCTCCAGACCCTCCCTATTCCACATAGCTGACTGCTGGTGCTCATCTTCCCCTGGTTTTAGACCAGGACGAAGAACAAGGAGAGGAGATTATTTCGTGTTTACATGCACACCACTGATCTCCTTATTTGGGATGAATGACTTCATATTTTTTGTTTAGGCGTGCATCAAGGTCAAATATACAAAACCAGAAGTTTTGTTAATAAGTAATGAAAAGCAAATGACTGGGGTGTAATACGTTCTCTACATTAGCCAGATAGATGTTTGGTGCAACTCTATCACTGACAAGCAGAGTAAGATTTAAGCCCCCTTTTTATAGGTAGCCAGTCATATTGGGCGTTTACCAATCACCAGCCTTCCTAAGTTTTCAGGCTTCCTCCAGTGTTGTACCCTcctgttcttcttcctgttcTACTGGGAAGAGCCTGTTCCAGAAACCTAGACTTGTGGTTTGTTTTTATACTTTATTCCCCACTTAAAAAAATCCTAAATATATTGTCTCAgtatttaaagaaaaacagtaaAAGATGGAAAACTAGGGGACTGCTTATGTGTTGTCGCTTTAGGTCATTCTTCTTTTGTGCTTTACCAGAGTTGTTATGATGGCTTAATTGGTTGTAAGGACCCATCAATCATCCCTGCCAAATGCTGTTGTTAGGCAGTCAGGAGAAAGGCTGGCCTCTCGGCTGCCTGTCTAGAGCGTCGCTAGGACCACATGTGCTAgctctttttctgtttgtttgttttgagcaCAAACTAGGCTGAAAttgacaaaaaaacataaataaaatttttatttctttttttttttttttaatcctgctTTTGGATGCTGAAGCAGTGATGTAAACAAAGGAACAGGAAAACTAAGCTGTATGCAAAGTCTGTAAATATAAAATGTGGGTTTGTTCTTGGTCGACTATACACACGCACAGGACTGGAAACTGTATTTGTAAACTAGCTTGGGTTTATGTAATAAATTACTTTCTACAGCACCCCACCTATTCATTGCAGTCCCTGGGGAGACAGAGGAGTTCTTAAGCTTGATCAATATGCATGTAATATAaattgatgtgtttttatggACTGTTGATTCCTTCTCCTGGTGCTGGGTCGAACACAACACAGGTAATGCAAGAAGTCtcaaatgacagaaaaacaggaaaagggtTATAGAACAGTTGTGGTTTAGATTTATAACTCTGCTGCATCCACCTCTTAACTCATTTGAGGATAATGGGTTTCTGTAAACTTGTACTGCTGTAATTCTCATGATGCATAGAGCTGGAGGTTGAAAGTCTTTCTGGTGCAGGACTATACTTCATCAGTACAATAACTGGATTGTGCCGTGTTTTAAATGGTGAAATGACTGTTCAGCATCTTATTGGCATAAATCATACTCAAAAGCGAAGCTGAGAGACTATCTGGGATGCTGAGGTGAGGCCATTTCAGTGTAGGATGGTGTTGGAGTACAGTCAAGATGCTGCAAGTGTGAAGCTGCAATAAAAGACAGCGGTTGTGTAAGTCGGTGTGGAGGAGTGAGCATCCAGGAATAAAACGGATCAGCCTCATGCTTCTACAATAACTTGAGGGTGGTCAAAATCTCTCCGTGACTGATTGTTCTGCAGGCACAGTAATGAACAGTGAAATTTCAATTAGTAAGTGCAGCCAGCAATAAATAGACTGTTATAAATTTCTTGGCGTGAAGGACAAGAGGACACAATAGAAATAGAGTAAAAGAGCAGCGCTCAAGGCAAATACAAACAT from Betta splendens chromosome 7, fBetSpl5.4, whole genome shotgun sequence encodes:
- the rhoab gene encoding rho-related GTP-binding protein RhoA-B isoform X1, whose product is MTFEVFASAAAASYVKCVCAQCLVWTSATKPVLTADTLAICCLCDDAIFLVTHPVACWFKNNVCLSAGMAAIRKKLVIVGDGACGKTCLLIVFSKDQFPEVYVPTVFENYVADIEVDSKQVELALWDTAGQEDYDRLRPLSYPDTDVILMCFSIDSPDSLENIPEKWTPEVKHFCPNVPIILVGNKKDLRNDEHTRRELAKMKQEPVKSEEGRDMAGRIAAFGYMECSAKTKDGVREVFEMATRAALQARRGKKSNKCVLL
- the rhoab gene encoding rho-related GTP-binding protein RhoA-B isoform X2, yielding MAAIRKKLVIVGDGACGKTCLLIVFSKDQFPEVYVPTVFENYVADIEVDSKQVELALWDTAGQEDYDRLRPLSYPDTDVILMCFSIDSPDSLENIPEKWTPEVKHFCPNVPIILVGNKKDLRNDEHTRRELAKMKQEPVKSEEGRDMAGRIAAFGYMECSAKTKDGVREVFEMATRAALQARRGKKSNKCVLL